The Nitrogeniibacter aestuarii genome has a window encoding:
- a CDS encoding LysR family transcriptional regulator, giving the protein MDQFQAIRVFARVVEAGTFTKAAESLNMPKATVSKLVQSLEAHLHVQLLNRTTRQVTVTAEGAAYYERTARLLAELEEIDTSLANAQACPCGRIRVDVPASLARDVIIPQLHDFHARYPDIQIDLGVGDRLVDLITDNVDCVIRGSNIIDDQMVARLLTHMGFSTCAAPSYIERHGEPTHPSELEDAHWVVGYFSAGSGRAFPLDFNRGDERIELFGRSRITVNDSNAYLAAIVAGHGVAQIPSYLVEHHLRKGTLVPVLSDWLPGPLPVYAVYPPNRRLSAKVRVFVDWMAEVFAQLEVVPLDPDVPLRRLRRTP; this is encoded by the coding sequence ATGGACCAGTTCCAGGCCATTCGCGTGTTCGCGCGCGTTGTTGAAGCGGGCACCTTCACCAAGGCGGCCGAGTCGCTGAACATGCCCAAAGCCACCGTTTCCAAGCTCGTGCAGAGCCTCGAAGCCCACCTGCATGTCCAGCTTCTCAACCGCACCACGCGCCAGGTGACGGTTACCGCCGAGGGTGCGGCCTACTACGAACGCACCGCGCGCCTGCTGGCCGAACTGGAAGAGATCGACACCTCGCTGGCCAACGCCCAGGCCTGCCCCTGTGGCCGCATCCGGGTGGATGTGCCCGCCTCGTTGGCGCGCGATGTGATCATCCCCCAGCTGCATGACTTCCATGCGCGATATCCGGACATCCAGATTGACCTGGGGGTCGGCGACCGCCTTGTGGACCTGATCACCGACAACGTGGACTGCGTCATCCGCGGCAGCAACATCATTGATGACCAGATGGTGGCCCGCCTGCTCACCCATATGGGTTTCTCCACCTGCGCGGCACCGAGCTACATCGAGCGCCACGGCGAACCGACCCACCCGTCGGAACTGGAAGACGCGCATTGGGTGGTCGGCTACTTCTCCGCCGGCAGCGGTCGGGCGTTTCCGCTGGATTTCAATCGAGGCGACGAACGCATCGAGCTGTTCGGACGCAGTCGGATCACGGTCAACGACAGCAATGCCTACCTGGCGGCGATCGTCGCCGGCCACGGCGTGGCCCAGATCCCCAGCTATCTGGTTGAACACCATCTGCGCAAAGGCACCCTGGTCCCCGTGCTGAGTGACTGGCTGCCCGGCCCCCTGCCGGTGTATGCGGTGTATCCGCCCAATCGCCGCCTCTCGGCCAAGGTTCGTGTCTTTGTCGACTGGATGGCCGAGGTATTCGCACAGCTCGAAGTCGTGCCACTCGATCCCGACGTCCCGTTGCGCCGGCTCCGGAGAACGCCCTGA
- a CDS encoding tautomerase family protein, with amino-acid sequence MPVVTFHLLDNETTHAKAEELLKGACALYAEVLDAPIERIRAFITLHRADQFLVHGQLCSKNGIHSPFFDFIIMNGRPIESHNRLMKGFTDLLVEVLGVKREDVRGICRRVEPEDWCISGEPASEVRKAEVEARKAAAAAANA; translated from the coding sequence ATGCCCGTTGTGACCTTCCATCTGCTCGACAACGAGACCACCCACGCGAAGGCGGAAGAACTGCTGAAGGGCGCCTGTGCCCTGTACGCCGAGGTGCTTGATGCCCCCATCGAGCGCATTCGCGCCTTCATCACCCTGCACCGGGCCGACCAGTTTCTCGTTCATGGCCAGCTGTGTTCGAAAAACGGCATTCATTCACCGTTCTTCGATTTCATCATCATGAACGGCCGCCCCATCGAGTCGCACAACCGGCTCATGAAGGGCTTCACCGACCTGCTGGTCGAGGTGCTTGGCGTCAAGCGCGAAGACGTGCGCGGCATCTGCCGCCGTGTCGAGCCCGAAGACTGGTGCATCTCCGGCGAACCGGCCAGTGAGGTCCGCAAGGCCGAGGTCGAGGCACGCAAGGCGGCGGCTGCCGCCGCCAATGCGTAA
- a CDS encoding alpha/beta hydrolase fold domain-containing protein, translated as MSRFSTLPIDAREPDWALEAIQNGAEATVPVRVYGAPSAPAGAVVVHFHGGNLRDGTLDDGLVVARLLQGAGAVVMSVAYPPACAQPFPAALDAGRAVLMWAHGRLSALAGKGARLFVAGEEGGANLAAALAMQTRDQRCSALAGQILVSPMLDPRVGTASMRAASAGKTCCQWAQGWHAYLDCGSAADHPYALPARSLRLAGLPPTLVITGEDDLMRDEALAYAQRLTEAGTPCLTEVVAGETGWPLSLRCADALAAPWAAQVQARMHGFLNPNTERVACRAASAPTLKDSNPDGERS; from the coding sequence ATGAGCCGTTTTTCCACCCTGCCGATCGACGCACGCGAGCCTGACTGGGCGCTTGAGGCGATCCAGAACGGCGCCGAGGCCACCGTCCCGGTGCGTGTCTACGGTGCCCCGTCGGCGCCGGCGGGCGCGGTGGTGGTCCATTTTCATGGGGGCAACCTGCGTGATGGCACGCTCGACGATGGCCTTGTGGTTGCGCGGCTGTTGCAGGGCGCGGGCGCCGTGGTGATGTCGGTGGCCTACCCGCCGGCCTGCGCACAGCCTTTCCCGGCCGCACTCGATGCCGGTCGTGCGGTGCTGATGTGGGCACATGGCCGGCTCAGCGCGCTGGCGGGCAAGGGGGCGCGACTGTTCGTGGCCGGCGAGGAGGGCGGCGCGAACCTGGCCGCTGCGCTGGCGATGCAGACTCGCGACCAGCGTTGCTCCGCCCTGGCCGGGCAGATCCTGGTGTCGCCCATGCTCGACCCGCGTGTCGGCACGGCGTCGATGCGCGCAGCTAGCGCCGGCAAGACCTGTTGCCAGTGGGCGCAGGGCTGGCACGCCTATCTGGATTGCGGCTCGGCCGCCGATCACCCCTACGCCTTGCCCGCGCGCTCCCTGCGGCTGGCCGGCTTGCCGCCCACCCTGGTCATCACCGGCGAGGACGACCTCATGCGCGACGAGGCGCTGGCCTACGCGCAGCGCCTGACCGAAGCCGGCACGCCGTGTCTGACAGAGGTGGTCGCCGGGGAGACCGGCTGGCCGCTGTCGCTCAGATGCGCCGACGCCCTGGCAGCCCCGTGGGCGGCGCAGGTGCAGGCACGGATGCATGGCTTCCTCAACCCGAATACCGAGAGGGTCGCCTGTCGAGCGGCCTCCGCCCCGACCCTGAAAGACTCCAACCCTGACGGAGAAAGATCATGA
- a CDS encoding efflux RND transporter permease subunit — protein MNLSKFFIDRPIFAGVLSVLIFLGGLISVRSLPISEYPEVVPPSVVVRAQFPGANPRVIAETVATPLEESINGVEDMLYMSSQATTDGLMTLTVTFRLGTDPDKAQQLVQNRVSQAEPRLPEEVRRLGITTVKSSPDLTMVVHLLSSNGRYDMTYLRNYAVLNVKDRLARVPGVGQVQLFGSGDYAMRVWLDPQKVAERGLSASDIVTAIRSQNVQAAAGVVGASPARSDVELQLSINAQGRLRNEEEFGDIIIKRADDGAVTRLRDVSRIELGAADYSLRSLLDNKDAVAVPIFAAPGSNAIDISNGVRATMAEIKQTMPEGVDYEIVYDPTQFVRASIESVVHTLLEAIALVVIVVILFLQTWRASIIPLLAVPVSVVGTFGVMHLFGFSINALSLFGLVLAIGIVVDDAIVVVENVERNIEAGLSPREASYRAMREVSGPIIAIALVLIAVFVPLAFITGLTGQFYRQFALTIAISTVISAINSLTLSPALAAMLLKGHDAPKDALTRGMDKVFGPLFRGFNHLFGRGAEAYSGGVKKAIGRRALMLGLYLGLVGLTWALFQGVPKGFVPAQDKQYLIGFAQLPDGATLDRTEAVIRQMGEIAMQDPGVEHAVAFPGLSINGFTNSSSSGIVFTPLKPFDERKGADQSAGAIAGRLNQAFAQIQDAFIVIFPPPPVQGLGTTGGFKLQVEDRASLGFPALNDAVQAFMAKAHEAPELAGMFTSFQVNVPQLYADLDRTRARQLGVAVTDVFDTLQIYLGSLYVNDFNKFGRTYSVRVQADSQFRARAEDIGQLKVRSASGEMIPLSALLKVSPSFGPERAMRYNGFLSADINGGPAPGYSSGQAQDAIKRIAAETLPPGIAFEWTELTYQEILAGDSAQWIFPLAILLVFLVLAAQYESLTLPLAILLIVPMSLLSAMAGVWLSNGDNNVFTQIGLMVLVGLSAKNAILIVEFARELEFAGRTPLQAAIEASRLRLRPILMTSMAFIMGVLPLVLASGAGSEMRRAMGVAVFSGMIGVTAFGLFLTPVFYVVLRRLTGNRTLKLHGHEAHLEAFAGTPGARPGPRRASRRTALSRRTTS, from the coding sequence ATGAACCTCTCCAAATTCTTCATCGACCGGCCCATCTTCGCGGGCGTGCTGTCGGTGCTGATCTTTCTGGGCGGCCTGATCAGCGTCCGCAGTCTGCCCATCTCCGAATACCCGGAAGTGGTCCCCCCGTCGGTGGTGGTGCGTGCCCAGTTCCCGGGTGCCAACCCGCGCGTGATTGCCGAAACCGTCGCCACCCCGCTGGAGGAATCCATCAACGGGGTCGAAGACATGCTCTACATGTCCAGCCAGGCCACCACCGACGGCCTGATGACCCTGACCGTGACCTTCCGTCTGGGGACGGACCCGGACAAGGCCCAGCAGCTGGTGCAGAACCGGGTGTCGCAGGCCGAGCCGCGTCTGCCCGAAGAGGTGCGTCGGCTGGGCATCACCACGGTCAAAAGCTCGCCCGACCTGACCATGGTGGTGCACCTGCTCTCGAGCAACGGCCGCTATGACATGACCTACCTGCGCAACTACGCGGTGCTCAACGTGAAGGACCGGCTCGCCCGCGTGCCCGGCGTGGGGCAGGTGCAGCTGTTCGGCTCGGGCGACTACGCCATGCGCGTGTGGCTCGACCCGCAGAAGGTGGCCGAGCGTGGCCTGTCGGCCAGCGACATCGTGACCGCCATCCGCAGCCAGAACGTGCAGGCCGCCGCCGGCGTGGTGGGCGCATCGCCCGCGCGCTCGGACGTGGAGCTGCAGCTGTCCATCAACGCCCAGGGGCGCCTGCGCAATGAAGAGGAATTCGGCGACATCATCATCAAGCGGGCCGACGACGGCGCCGTGACCCGCCTGCGCGACGTGTCGCGCATCGAGCTGGGGGCGGCCGACTATTCGCTGCGTTCGCTGCTCGATAACAAGGACGCGGTGGCCGTGCCGATCTTTGCCGCACCGGGCTCCAACGCCATCGATATTTCCAACGGCGTGCGCGCCACCATGGCAGAAATCAAGCAGACCATGCCCGAGGGTGTGGACTACGAAATCGTCTACGACCCCACCCAGTTCGTGCGTGCCTCCATCGAGTCGGTGGTGCACACCCTGCTAGAGGCCATCGCCCTGGTGGTGATCGTGGTGATCCTGTTCCTGCAGACCTGGCGCGCGTCGATCATCCCGCTGCTGGCGGTGCCGGTGTCGGTGGTCGGCACCTTCGGGGTGATGCATCTGTTCGGTTTTTCCATCAACGCGCTGTCCCTGTTCGGCCTGGTGCTGGCCATCGGTATCGTGGTCGACGACGCCATCGTGGTCGTGGAAAACGTGGAGCGCAACATCGAGGCCGGGCTGTCGCCGCGCGAGGCAAGCTACCGGGCCATGCGCGAGGTGTCGGGGCCGATCATTGCCATCGCCCTAGTGCTCATCGCGGTGTTCGTGCCGCTGGCCTTCATCACCGGCCTCACCGGCCAGTTCTACCGCCAGTTCGCCCTCACCATCGCCATCTCGACCGTGATCTCGGCGATCAACTCGCTCACCCTGTCGCCCGCCCTGGCGGCCATGCTGCTCAAGGGCCATGACGCGCCGAAAGACGCGCTCACCCGGGGCATGGACAAAGTGTTCGGCCCGCTCTTCCGCGGTTTCAACCACCTCTTCGGCCGGGGCGCCGAGGCCTACAGCGGCGGTGTGAAGAAGGCCATCGGCCGGCGTGCGCTCATGCTCGGGCTGTATCTGGGGCTGGTGGGCCTGACCTGGGCCTTGTTCCAGGGCGTGCCCAAGGGCTTCGTGCCGGCGCAGGACAAGCAGTACCTGATCGGCTTCGCCCAGCTGCCCGACGGCGCCACGCTGGACCGCACCGAGGCGGTCATCCGCCAGATGGGCGAGATCGCCATGCAGGACCCGGGCGTGGAGCACGCGGTGGCCTTCCCCGGGCTGTCGATCAACGGCTTCACCAACAGCTCCAGCTCCGGCATCGTGTTCACCCCGCTCAAGCCCTTCGACGAGCGCAAGGGGGCCGACCAGAGTGCCGGGGCCATTGCCGGGCGTCTGAACCAGGCCTTTGCCCAGATCCAGGATGCCTTCATCGTCATCTTCCCGCCGCCGCCGGTGCAGGGGCTGGGGACGACCGGCGGCTTCAAGCTGCAGGTCGAAGACCGAGCTTCGCTGGGCTTCCCGGCCCTGAACGACGCGGTGCAGGCCTTCATGGCCAAGGCGCATGAGGCCCCTGAACTGGCGGGCATGTTCACCAGCTTCCAGGTGAACGTGCCGCAACTCTATGCCGATCTGGATCGCACCCGCGCCCGCCAGTTGGGCGTGGCGGTGACCGATGTGTTCGACACCCTGCAGATCTATCTGGGCAGCCTGTATGTGAACGACTTCAACAAGTTCGGCCGGACCTATTCGGTACGCGTGCAGGCGGATTCACAGTTCCGTGCCCGCGCCGAGGACATCGGCCAGCTCAAGGTGCGTTCCGCCTCGGGCGAGATGATTCCGCTGTCGGCCCTGCTCAAGGTGTCGCCCAGCTTCGGGCCGGAGCGTGCCATGCGCTACAACGGCTTCCTGTCCGCCGACATCAATGGTGGTCCGGCGCCGGGCTATTCCTCCGGTCAGGCGCAGGACGCCATCAAGCGCATCGCGGCCGAAACCTTGCCCCCGGGCATTGCCTTCGAGTGGACCGAGCTGACCTATCAGGAAATCCTCGCCGGTGACTCGGCCCAGTGGATCTTCCCGCTGGCGATTCTGCTGGTGTTCCTGGTGCTGGCCGCCCAGTACGAAAGCCTGACCCTGCCGCTGGCGATCCTGCTCATCGTGCCCATGAGTCTGCTCTCGGCCATGGCCGGGGTGTGGCTGTCGAACGGCGACAACAACGTGTTCACCCAGATCGGCCTGATGGTGCTGGTGGGCCTGTCGGCCAAGAACGCCATCCTGATCGTGGAGTTTGCCCGCGAGCTGGAGTTTGCCGGTCGCACGCCGCTGCAGGCGGCCATCGAGGCGAGCCGCCTGCGCTTGCGCCCGATCCTGATGACCTCCATGGCCTTCATCATGGGCGTGCTGCCCCTGGTGCTTGCCAGCGGGGCCGGCTCGGAGATGCGCCGCGCCATGGGTGTGGCGGTGTTCTCCGGCATGATCGGCGTGACCGCCTTCGGCCTCTTCCTCACCCCGGTGTTCTATGTGGTGCTGCGCCGCCTGACCGGCAACCGCACCCTCAAGCTGCACGGGCACGAGGCCCACCTTGAAGCCTTCGCCGGCACCCCCGGTGCCCGACCCGGCCCCCGCCGCGCGTCGCGACGAACTGCTCTGAGCAGGAGGACGACATCATGA
- a CDS encoding ABC transporter substrate-binding protein — MHSNEHAAVSRTPAPTHRALRFMTSARVARYLAWLAGTLALSAAVLLGNAYAAEKPILIGQSVPMGMANFKIASAISDATRALVDAVNDGGGIGGRPVELITLQDDGTPEGYADNVAQLLEEDGVLAVINCVGDRVCDAAVPIIGKADGVLVGTISGATALRGAGGGRVFPVRGDYAAEAEKLARQMATIGILRAVIMSDATSLPEKNDALTRALEANHIKVSRITADERALDTLKGIKPDALVLDLSASTAMTTPLLQPDNQSQLPPIVVSMADPSLVMTVPSIRGRMLGFTTVVPNPEASPAPLANEFRRVTAELPLSTNYLGFEAYLNLRVVLDAIGGISGVVDRASLRTQLQGMSDRDIGGLRITPTGASDKTVARIGLGVLSSAGYLIE, encoded by the coding sequence ATGCATTCCAACGAACACGCGGCGGTGTCACGGACGCCCGCCCCGACCCATCGTGCGTTGCGATTCATGACCAGCGCGCGGGTGGCGCGATACCTGGCATGGCTGGCCGGCACCCTTGCCCTGTCGGCGGCCGTGCTGCTGGGCAACGCCTATGCGGCGGAAAAACCCATTCTGATCGGTCAGTCCGTGCCCATGGGCATGGCCAATTTCAAGATCGCCAGCGCCATCTCCGACGCCACTCGCGCGCTGGTCGACGCGGTCAATGATGGCGGCGGTATCGGCGGCCGCCCGGTCGAACTCATCACCCTGCAGGACGACGGCACACCCGAAGGCTATGCCGACAACGTGGCACAGCTGCTCGAGGAAGACGGTGTGCTGGCGGTCATCAACTGCGTGGGTGATCGGGTCTGCGATGCCGCGGTGCCGATCATCGGCAAGGCCGACGGCGTACTGGTGGGCACCATTTCCGGCGCGACGGCCTTGCGCGGCGCCGGTGGCGGCCGGGTGTTCCCGGTGCGGGGCGACTACGCGGCCGAGGCAGAGAAACTGGCCAGGCAGATGGCCACCATCGGCATCCTGCGCGCCGTGATCATGAGCGACGCCACCAGTTTGCCGGAAAAGAACGACGCGCTGACGCGAGCCCTGGAGGCCAACCACATCAAGGTCTCCCGTATCACGGCCGATGAAAGAGCGCTCGACACCCTCAAAGGCATCAAGCCCGATGCGCTGGTGCTCGACCTGAGCGCTTCCACGGCCATGACCACGCCGCTTCTGCAGCCGGACAACCAGTCACAGCTGCCCCCCATCGTGGTGTCCATGGCCGATCCTTCGCTGGTGATGACCGTGCCATCGATTCGCGGGCGCATGCTCGGCTTCACCACCGTGGTGCCCAACCCGGAGGCCAGCCCCGCTCCGCTGGCAAACGAGTTCCGCCGAGTCACCGCCGAACTGCCACTGAGCACCAACTACCTCGGCTTCGAGGCCTATCTGAATCTACGGGTCGTGCTCGATGCCATCGGCGGCATCAGCGGCGTGGTGGATCGCGCCAGCCTGCGCACGCAGTTGCAAGGCATGAGCGACCGCGACATCGGCGGCCTGCGCATCACGCCCACCGGCGCAAGCGACAAGACCGTGGCACGCATCGGGCTGGGGGTGTTGTCGTCGGCCGGGTATCTGATCGAGTAA
- a CDS encoding DUF2905 domain-containing protein — MQRTLILLGLLLVAVGLLWPWLAKLPLGRLPGDIHMQREGFSFHFPLMTSIVVSVVVSLLLWWWRK; from the coding sequence ATGCAACGCACCCTCATCCTCCTCGGCCTGCTGCTGGTCGCCGTCGGCTTGCTGTGGCCCTGGCTGGCCAAGCTGCCGCTGGGCCGCCTGCCCGGCGACATCCACATGCAGCGCGAGGGCTTCAGCTTTCACTTTCCGCTGATGACCTCCATCGTCGTCTCCGTGGTGGTCTCGCTGTTGCTGTGGTGGTGGCGCAAATAA
- a CDS encoding tautomerase family protein: MPVANFHLIDIPLNRALVKPLLKGACALYAEVLGAPPERIRAFVTFHDPDAFLAGGELCSENGENAPYFDFIVLEGRPVEQRHLLLSGFTDLLVALLGVDRNAIRGHCRPVSPENWAIGGVPASEKRAAEIDTLARAAAAAAR; the protein is encoded by the coding sequence ATGCCCGTCGCCAATTTTCATCTGATCGACATCCCGCTCAACCGGGCCCTGGTCAAGCCGTTGCTCAAGGGCGCCTGCGCGCTGTACGCCGAAGTGCTGGGCGCGCCGCCGGAGCGCATCCGTGCCTTCGTGACCTTCCATGACCCGGACGCCTTTCTGGCGGGCGGCGAACTGTGCAGCGAGAACGGCGAGAACGCGCCGTACTTCGACTTCATCGTCCTGGAAGGGCGGCCGGTCGAACAACGTCACCTGCTGCTCTCGGGCTTTACCGACTTGCTGGTGGCGCTGCTCGGCGTCGATCGAAACGCCATTCGCGGCCACTGCCGCCCCGTGTCGCCCGAGAACTGGGCCATCGGCGGCGTGCCCGCCAGCGAGAAACGCGCAGCCGAGATCGACACGCTAGCCCGCGCCGCGGCCGCGGCGGCCCGCTAG
- a CDS encoding efflux RND transporter periplasmic adaptor subunit yields MTTKEQSPRRQRNLAAIILALAAGGGAVYASKNDAPETPLAATVEAAIPVSVQTVEERHVQLWQEFSGRLEAVDEVDIRSRVSGTIQAVHFKEGSLVKAGDLLITIDPDPYAAEVDRASAQVVAARARVAYSTSEAERAQRLWKVKAVAERELDERVNAKREADAQLRAALAALKTAKLNLDYTQVRAPVSGRVGRIEITVGNLVAAGPGAPVLTRLVSVSPIYARFDADEAAIAQVLRSRQSADGVAGLKDIPVQMSTLTTGDRALTGHLQLVDNRVDPASGTVQMRAVFDNPDGLLLPGQFARVKLGSEQPAEAVLISERAVGTDQDKKYVLVVDAEDRTRYREVQLGNAVDGERIVLSGLSAGERIVVSGLQRVRQGSLVSPQPVQAPAPTAGL; encoded by the coding sequence ATGACGACGAAAGAACAGAGCCCGCGCCGGCAGCGCAACCTGGCGGCCATCATTCTGGCCCTCGCGGCCGGGGGTGGTGCGGTGTACGCGAGCAAGAACGATGCGCCCGAGACGCCGCTGGCAGCGACCGTGGAGGCCGCCATTCCCGTGTCGGTGCAGACCGTGGAGGAGCGCCACGTCCAGCTGTGGCAGGAATTTTCGGGGCGACTCGAAGCGGTGGACGAAGTGGACATCCGCTCCCGTGTCTCCGGCACCATCCAGGCGGTGCACTTCAAGGAAGGCAGCCTGGTGAAGGCCGGTGACCTGCTCATCACCATCGACCCGGACCCGTACGCGGCCGAGGTGGATCGTGCCAGTGCCCAGGTGGTGGCCGCCCGTGCCCGCGTGGCCTACAGCACCAGCGAGGCGGAGCGTGCCCAGCGCCTGTGGAAGGTCAAGGCCGTGGCTGAGCGCGAGCTTGACGAGCGGGTCAATGCCAAGCGCGAGGCCGATGCCCAGCTGCGTGCCGCGTTGGCCGCGCTCAAGACCGCCAAACTCAATCTCGACTACACCCAGGTGCGCGCGCCGGTCTCCGGTCGGGTCGGGCGCATCGAAATCACCGTGGGCAACCTGGTGGCCGCCGGTCCGGGTGCCCCGGTACTGACCCGGTTGGTGTCGGTGAGCCCCATCTATGCGCGCTTCGACGCCGACGAGGCGGCCATCGCCCAGGTGCTGCGCAGTCGCCAGAGCGCCGATGGCGTGGCCGGCCTCAAGGACATTCCGGTGCAGATGAGCACACTGACCACCGGTGATCGCGCCCTGACCGGCCACCTGCAGCTGGTGGACAACCGGGTGGATCCGGCCAGTGGCACGGTGCAGATGCGTGCGGTGTTCGACAATCCGGACGGGCTGTTGCTGCCCGGTCAGTTCGCCCGGGTGAAGCTGGGCAGCGAACAACCGGCCGAGGCGGTGCTCATCAGCGAGCGCGCCGTGGGCACCGACCAGGACAAGAAGTACGTGCTCGTGGTCGATGCCGAAGATCGCACCCGCTATCGCGAAGTGCAGCTGGGCAATGCGGTCGATGGGGAGCGCATCGTGCTCTCCGGTCTGTCGGCCGGTGAGCGCATCGTCGTGAGCGGTCTGCAGCGCGTGCGCCAGGGCTCTCTGGTGTCGCCGCAGCCGGTTCAAGCGCCCGCGCCGACCGCCGGCCTCTAA
- a CDS encoding efflux transporter outer membrane subunit codes for MTLNTTLLTPVLAALVLAGCASAPQIDASALPTAPAQYRENDARWMRADTATVAPRADWWTLFDDPVLDQLETQAAKNNNALQTAAANLARARAVARITDADRAPQVGVGAQVTRQGGPLAEEAGTAGTLGQVGASFSYEVDLFGRLSEASRAARLDADAQAALLDDARLLVHGAVAETYLAIRVLDQERRVVRDTVAAYRNTLDLSRQRLDAGDISELDVARIETELAVNESDALALDRRRAVLEHGLAVLVGQAASDFTLEATDWTATLPTIPAGLPSALLSQRPDVLAAQRAVLAAQARVGVAQAAWFPNIALTGNAGYASTDLEDLFKWSTRAWGIGALLSLPIFDGGRREAGVQSAQADLDGALSRYREQALVAFRDVEDQLASLRLLSEQSDAQARAVNSATRAMTLSEHRYDNGLVSQLDLLDARRSELASRRVALQVKAARYQSTVALIRALGGRWAPGGAAEPVALANTP; via the coding sequence ATGACCCTCAATACGACATTGCTGACCCCCGTCCTCGCCGCCCTGGTGCTGGCGGGTTGTGCCTCCGCGCCACAGATCGACGCCAGTGCCCTGCCCACGGCACCGGCCCAGTACCGTGAAAACGATGCGCGCTGGATGCGCGCCGACACGGCCACGGTGGCGCCCCGCGCCGACTGGTGGACGCTGTTCGACGACCCCGTCCTCGACCAGCTTGAAACGCAAGCGGCCAAGAACAACAATGCCCTGCAAACCGCCGCCGCCAACCTGGCCCGTGCCCGCGCCGTGGCACGAATCACCGATGCCGACCGGGCACCCCAGGTGGGTGTCGGCGCACAGGTGACCCGCCAGGGCGGCCCGCTGGCCGAAGAGGCCGGCACTGCAGGCACACTCGGTCAGGTGGGGGCGAGCTTCTCCTATGAAGTGGATCTGTTCGGCCGCCTCTCCGAGGCGTCACGCGCAGCTCGCCTCGATGCCGACGCCCAGGCGGCCTTGCTCGACGACGCCCGCCTGCTGGTGCATGGCGCGGTGGCGGAAACCTATCTGGCCATCCGCGTGCTCGACCAGGAGCGCCGTGTGGTGCGCGATACGGTGGCGGCCTACCGCAACACGCTGGACCTGAGCCGCCAGCGGCTCGACGCCGGCGACATCTCCGAACTCGATGTGGCGCGCATCGAGACCGAGCTGGCGGTCAACGAATCCGACGCCCTGGCGCTGGACCGCCGCCGTGCCGTGCTCGAACACGGTCTGGCGGTGCTGGTGGGGCAGGCCGCCTCGGACTTCACGCTCGAAGCCACCGACTGGACGGCCACCCTGCCGACCATCCCCGCCGGCCTGCCCAGCGCCTTGCTGAGTCAGCGTCCGGACGTGCTGGCGGCGCAGCGGGCGGTGCTCGCGGCGCAGGCGCGGGTGGGCGTCGCCCAGGCGGCGTGGTTCCCCAACATCGCGCTGACCGGCAACGCCGGCTATGCCTCGACCGATCTGGAAGACCTGTTCAAGTGGTCGACCCGCGCCTGGGGGATCGGTGCGCTCCTGTCCTTGCCCATCTTCGATGGCGGCCGGCGCGAGGCCGGTGTACAGAGTGCGCAGGCGGACCTCGACGGGGCGCTGAGTCGCTACCGGGAACAGGCGCTGGTGGCGTTCCGCGACGTGGAAGACCAGCTCGCCTCCCTGCGTCTGTTGTCCGAGCAATCCGATGCCCAGGCCCGCGCGGTCAATTCGGCCACGCGGGCCATGACCCTGTCCGAACATCGCTACGACAACGGGCTGGTGAGCCAGCTTGACCTGCTCGATGCGCGTCGCAGCGAGCTGGCCAGCCGACGGGTGGCCCTGCAGGTGAAAGCGGCGCGGTATCAGTCCACCGTCGCACTCATTCGCGCACTCGGTGGCCGCTGGGCGCCGGGTGGTGCAGCCGAGCCGGTGGCGCTGGCCAACACCCCTTGA
- a CDS encoding NAD(P)H-dependent oxidoreductase: MNVLIVFAHNEPQSFNAAMKDLAVKELEAQGHKVQVSDLYAMDWNPVASAADFGSRKNPDYLVYALEQRHNFEAATLAPDIAAEVEKLQWADFILFNFPIYWYGMPAIMKGWIDRVFVSGLCYGGRRIYDRGGLAGKRAMLAFSLGGQEHMFGEGAIHGELDLLLRPIQRGMLGYVGLTVLPPFIAWHVPYLSDEARAQILADYRERLHQLDTLEPLVFPTMGDFDETLRPKAG; the protein is encoded by the coding sequence ATGAATGTTCTGATCGTCTTCGCCCACAACGAGCCGCAATCCTTCAACGCCGCCATGAAAGACCTGGCGGTGAAGGAACTGGAGGCGCAGGGCCACAAAGTTCAGGTCTCCGACCTCTACGCCATGGACTGGAACCCGGTGGCCAGCGCCGCCGACTTCGGCAGCCGCAAGAATCCCGACTACCTCGTTTATGCCCTCGAACAGCGTCACAACTTCGAGGCCGCCACCCTGGCGCCCGACATCGCCGCCGAAGTCGAGAAGTTGCAATGGGCCGACTTCATCCTCTTCAACTTCCCCATCTACTGGTACGGCATGCCAGCCATCATGAAGGGGTGGATCGACCGGGTGTTCGTCTCCGGCCTGTGCTATGGCGGGCGCCGCATCTACGACCGGGGCGGCCTGGCCGGCAAACGCGCCATGCTTGCGTTTTCGCTGGGCGGGCAGGAACACATGTTCGGCGAAGGCGCCATCCACGGCGAACTCGACCTGCTGCTGCGCCCCATCCAGCGCGGCATGCTCGGCTACGTGGGCCTCACCGTGCTGCCGCCCTTCATTGCCTGGCATGTGCCGTATCTGTCGGATGAGGCACGGGCGCAGATTCTGGCCGACTACCGCGAGCGGCTGCACCAGCTCGACACGCTCGAGCCGCTGGTGTTTCCGACAATGGGAGATTTCGACGAAACCTTGCGCCCCAAAGCAGGCTGA